GCGGAGAGGGCAACGAGTTCAAGGTGTTGCGGATCAGTAAAGAGACAGGAGCCTGGAGTGCCCTTATTCGGGCGAAAAAGGGTCAGGTCAATCCCCCGCATACCCATCTGGGAGCGGCCGACTTTTACGTTATCTCGGGCGGCTTTGACTATCGGGGCGGATCTGCGCGAGAGGGCGACTGGGTCTACGAACCGGCCGGCGCCGTTCATGAGGCGACCTCGCATCCGGTTGATACGATCTACCTGGCGAACGTCTATGGTCCGGTCGGCTTCCATGATGCCGAGGGCAATATCGCCCAGGTTCTGGACTGGCGGATGATTCAGCTGATGGTTGACGAGGCCAAGAAAAAGCGCACGAAAGCCCGTTCCAGGCGGCGCACGACGACGGCAAAGAAAGCGACCAGCCGCACCAAGCGCAAAGCTGCCTAAGTCCAAAGTCCAACCACAAGCGGCCAGGCGCCATCTGGTCGCACTCCCGAAACATTTCAAGACTGTTCTGTCACGGCCGTGACCGTTCAGTTCCAAGATTGTGCGCGTTGCTGAGCCTTCCAGCGGGTAAGGCGTCGGCCAGGGTCCGGACTCATAA
The Desulfurellaceae bacterium genome window above contains:
- a CDS encoding 2,4'-dihydroxyacetophenone dioxygenase family protein, with the translated sequence MAKVTQVFDPLDAALVRTEDEEWIQSGEGNEFKVLRISKETGAWSALIRAKKGQVNPPHTHLGAADFYVISGGFDYRGGSAREGDWVYEPAGAVHEATSHPVDTIYLANVYGPVGFHDAEGNIAQVLDWRMIQLMVDEAKKKRTKARSRRRTTTAKKATSRTKRKAA